In Gammaproteobacteria bacterium, the genomic stretch GAGCAACCCGAGGCGAGCGACAAGCGGATCGAAAAGCCTTTGTCCGGACCCGACGTTCTGGCCGTCAATACGCTCGGCCAGTTGGCGGAGAACCCGCGCGTCATTGCGTTGCGCGACTTCATTACCGGCTGGCATCTGTCGTATCTGTCCGCCGCCGCTGCGCGCGGCCACCCCGAGGCGGGCGCCGAGGAGCGCCTCTCGCCGACGGGCGACAACCTGCCCAATGTCATTCAGTATCTGAGCGAAGAACATCCGCAACGCCTGGAGCGGATCTTCGACACGCTTCGCCGGCGCGTCCCTCGTATCGAAAAGATCGACCCGAAGATTCTCGATGACGGGAGTCTGCTGCTGCTCGTCAAGGACGCCCCTTTTTCCAAGCCGGTGCTCGCCCGTTTCGCCTCGGACGGCACGCTGAAGATGCTCGCCTACCTGACCCTGCTCTATGACCCGGAGCCACCCAGGTTGATCGGCATCGAGGGGCCGGAAAACTATCTCCATCCCCGGCTTCTGCCGGAACTGGCGGAGGGGTGTCGTCTCTCGGCGGAACGTACGCAACTCATTGTCACCACGCATTCCCCTTTTTTCATCGATCCGCTGCATTCGGACGAGGTGAGGGTGCTCTATCGTGGCGCGGATGGCTATACGCGGGCGAGACGGGTGGCGGACATGCCAGGTATTCGGGAGTTTCTCGAAGAAGGTGCATCGTTGGGCGACCTCTGGATGGAGGGTCACTTCGATGTGGGCGATCCTCTGGCCACGGAGGACGAGGAATGAGCCGACGGCTGGAGGTGGTCGTGGAAGAGCCTTCGGCGGAAGAGGCGTTGAAACACATCCTACCGA encodes the following:
- a CDS encoding AAA family ATPase, which codes for MTEILNPPRVESLRVENYRALRDIALKKLTPLTVLLGPNGSGKSTVFDVFAFLSECFTDGLRKAWDRRGRFRELRSRDASGPVVIELQYREDPSAPLITYHLEIEERRKGPVVSREFLRWKRGHPAAPFHFLDYRYGTGKVISGEQPEASDKRIEKPLSGPDVLAVNTLGQLAENPRVIALRDFITGWHLSYLSAAAARGHPEAGAEERLSPTGDNLPNVIQYLSEEHPQRLERIFDTLRRRVPRIEKIDPKILDDGSLLLLVKDAPFSKPVLARFASDGTLKMLAYLTLLYDPEPPRLIGIEGPENYLHPRLLPELAEGCRLSAERTQLIVTTHSPFFIDPLHSDEVRVLYRGADGYTRARRVADMPGIREFLEEGASLGDLWMEGHFDVGDPLATEDEE